Proteins encoded within one genomic window of Hahella chejuensis KCTC 2396:
- a CDS encoding lytic polysaccharide monooxygenase produces MNRNCRSLSAGALLACLAGGVNAHGLIEDPPSRNWYCGVVTKPDEIDNGTAEYEECRGAFAQDPVGGYQFMSVLTHARGRAVVDPLPEHVCGFGSETWQGGATPWDSAIDWPASQLSPGPKTFTWNISWGPHFDDTEEFRYWITKPGFQFQSGRSLTWDDFEEDAFCVLNYDDKNPDANPNVEPDKANARFRTTCDIPERSGRHVIYGEWGRNQYTFERFHGCVDVVFDGTDPGDGENVFAKIAVTPDVSEFTGAGELRLDAGESQGEGLTYQWSLSSQSPALYELDGANQKEATLRLANPETAGRITISLHVSNIDDSDDASVAITHLPAGSSPWLDLGALTAQPMTLAAGDKVSVRVVLQDGRDLYYPAQPLVLGDADSAAAEWPYALAQAVNAAGAEIKVGVVDADGAVNPVRDPVANKIYAKTDAAVANAYLQVKKGGDEPAADCTVDYDVVNEWDGGFHTVATITNNSDEPVRGYELAWTLGTGETFDYGWNANFSADGAGVTAAVPATQWNGTLAANGGTSTFGFIGKKGSAPAKIPASIKLNGTECGQ; encoded by the coding sequence ATGAACAGAAACTGTAGATCCCTCTCCGCCGGCGCATTGCTGGCATGTCTGGCTGGCGGCGTTAACGCCCACGGCCTGATAGAAGACCCGCCCTCCCGCAACTGGTATTGCGGAGTCGTCACCAAGCCCGATGAAATTGATAACGGCACAGCGGAATATGAAGAATGCCGCGGCGCCTTCGCCCAGGACCCGGTGGGCGGCTACCAGTTCATGAGCGTGTTGACCCATGCTCGGGGACGCGCGGTGGTGGACCCGTTGCCCGAGCATGTGTGTGGTTTCGGTAGCGAAACCTGGCAGGGCGGGGCCACCCCGTGGGATAGCGCCATCGATTGGCCTGCTTCCCAGCTGAGCCCCGGCCCCAAAACGTTTACGTGGAATATTTCCTGGGGACCGCACTTTGATGACACGGAAGAGTTTCGCTACTGGATCACCAAGCCGGGGTTTCAGTTTCAGTCTGGACGCTCGCTGACCTGGGACGATTTTGAAGAAGACGCATTCTGCGTTCTGAACTATGACGACAAAAATCCCGACGCCAATCCCAATGTGGAGCCCGACAAAGCCAATGCGCGTTTCCGTACGACCTGCGATATTCCAGAGCGTAGCGGCAGGCACGTGATCTATGGCGAGTGGGGGCGTAACCAATACACTTTCGAGCGCTTCCATGGATGTGTTGATGTGGTGTTCGACGGGACTGATCCGGGTGATGGTGAAAACGTTTTCGCAAAAATCGCCGTGACGCCTGATGTCAGTGAGTTCACGGGAGCCGGGGAGTTGCGCCTGGACGCGGGCGAATCACAAGGTGAAGGACTCACGTATCAGTGGAGCCTGTCGTCGCAGAGCCCGGCGCTTTATGAACTGGATGGCGCTAACCAGAAAGAAGCCACCTTACGTTTGGCCAATCCGGAAACAGCCGGTCGCATCACGATCTCTCTGCATGTGAGTAATATCGACGACAGTGATGACGCCAGCGTCGCCATCACGCACTTACCGGCGGGCTCGTCTCCCTGGTTGGATCTGGGCGCGCTTACCGCGCAGCCGATGACCTTGGCAGCGGGCGACAAGGTTAGCGTGCGCGTGGTGCTGCAGGATGGGCGTGATCTCTACTACCCGGCGCAGCCTCTGGTGCTTGGCGACGCTGACTCCGCGGCGGCGGAATGGCCCTATGCGCTGGCGCAGGCGGTCAATGCGGCGGGAGCGGAAATCAAAGTGGGCGTGGTTGACGCAGATGGCGCGGTGAACCCGGTGCGCGACCCCGTGGCGAACAAAATATACGCCAAGACCGACGCGGCGGTGGCGAACGCCTATTTGCAAGTGAAGAAAGGCGGCGATGAGCCGGCGGCGGACTGCACGGTCGATTACGATGTGGTGAATGAGTGGGACGGCGGATTCCATACCGTGGCGACCATCACCAATAACAGCGACGAACCGGTGCGAGGATACGAGCTGGCCTGGACCCTGGGGACGGGCGAAACCTTCGACTATGGCTGGAACGCCAATTTCAGCGCAGATGGCGCTGGGGTGACCGCAGCGGTTCCTGCGACGCAATGGAACGGAACCTTGGCCGCCAACGGCGGAACCTCCACTTTCGGCTTTATCGGTAAAAAAGGCTCCGCTCCCGCCAAGATCCCCGCGAGCATTAAACTTAACGGGACTGAGTGCGGGCAGTAG
- a CDS encoding Na+/H+ antiporter subunit E — protein sequence MVNRLRMFWFPSPWLSLLLFVAWLMLNNSVAPGHLALGGVLAIAIPRLTAPLSDPQPRLKRPGLAIRYVLLVLGDIIRDNFRVAKMIMGPNQRLQPAFVALPLELHEPLPLTILAGTISLTPGTVSVEVSEDRLWLYLHTLHLDDEAALIAHIKGRYEAVLKEIFEC from the coding sequence ATGGTCAACAGACTGCGCATGTTCTGGTTTCCCTCCCCCTGGCTCAGCCTGCTGCTGTTTGTCGCCTGGCTGATGCTCAACAACAGCGTCGCGCCGGGCCATCTGGCGCTGGGAGGGGTATTGGCTATCGCCATTCCACGTCTGACCGCCCCCCTTAGCGACCCACAGCCGCGCCTGAAACGGCCAGGTCTGGCGATCCGCTATGTTTTACTCGTGCTTGGCGACATCATTCGCGATAACTTCCGCGTCGCCAAAATGATCATGGGGCCGAACCAGCGCTTACAGCCCGCCTTCGTCGCCCTGCCGCTTGAACTGCACGAGCCATTGCCGCTCACGATTCTGGCCGGAACCATTTCACTAACGCCCGGCACTGTCAGTGTGGAGGTTTCAGAAGACAGGCTCTGGCTGTACCTCCACACTCTGCACCTGGACGACGAAGCCGCCCTGATCGCGCATATCAAAGGCCGTTACGAAGCCGTCCTGAAGGAGATATTCGAATGCTGA
- a CDS encoding monovalent cation/H+ antiporter subunit D, with product MQHLPILPIVIPLLTGMLLLLPPFGHSLPRQRVVAVAVNLALIAIAAILLQRTHLDGAMTYAVGDWRSPFGIVLVADRISALLTLLTSLLGLGALLYACAGDDKHGMYFHPLFMLQLMGVNGAFLTGDIFNLFVFFEVLLIASYALLIHGGGKQKTRAAVHYVILNLVGSCLFLFALGTLYGVLGTLNIADMAVKATLLGPDEQPLAKAGGLLLLAVFGLKAALLPFYFWLPRAYSSASAPVAALFAIMTKVGAYSILRIHTTIFGADAGALAEIATPWLQPLALLTLIVGSIAALASPSLRTLTANLTLVSIGILLTAIALQRADATAAALYYTIHTTLITGALFLLADMIGRQRGKAEDRFVASRRMQRPVALGVAFIIAAVAVAGAPPLSGFVGKILLLQATEGPLEASFIWPVVLISGLAAIIALSRAGSSLFWRHSDDAPVAEPTPALRMIAVYMLLAASPLLVVFGGPITEFADAAAMQLHNSAALGGLMQQGGS from the coding sequence ATGCAGCATTTGCCGATACTTCCCATCGTCATTCCCTTACTGACGGGCATGCTGTTGCTGCTGCCGCCGTTTGGCCACTCTCTGCCCAGGCAACGAGTTGTCGCCGTCGCCGTGAATCTGGCGCTGATCGCCATCGCCGCTATCCTGCTGCAACGTACGCACCTGGATGGCGCCATGACCTACGCGGTGGGGGACTGGCGGTCGCCGTTCGGCATTGTGCTGGTGGCGGACCGCATTTCCGCTCTGCTGACCTTGCTCACCTCACTGCTGGGTCTGGGCGCGCTGCTGTACGCCTGCGCCGGCGACGACAAGCACGGCATGTACTTTCATCCTCTGTTCATGCTGCAACTGATGGGCGTCAACGGCGCCTTTCTCACCGGCGACATATTCAACCTCTTCGTGTTTTTTGAAGTCCTGCTCATCGCCTCCTACGCGTTGCTGATCCATGGCGGCGGCAAACAAAAAACCCGGGCGGCGGTGCATTACGTCATTCTCAATCTGGTCGGCTCCTGCCTGTTCCTGTTCGCCCTGGGAACGCTATATGGCGTTCTGGGTACGCTCAATATCGCAGACATGGCCGTCAAAGCTACGCTTCTGGGACCGGATGAGCAGCCGCTGGCGAAGGCGGGCGGCTTGTTGTTATTGGCCGTCTTCGGTCTCAAAGCGGCGTTGCTGCCTTTCTATTTCTGGTTGCCACGCGCCTATTCCTCCGCGTCGGCTCCGGTGGCCGCTCTGTTCGCCATCATGACCAAAGTGGGGGCGTACAGCATATTGCGCATTCACACGACCATTTTCGGCGCCGACGCCGGCGCGCTGGCGGAAATCGCCACGCCCTGGCTGCAGCCGCTGGCGCTGTTAACGTTGATCGTCGGCTCCATCGCCGCCCTCGCCAGCCCCAGCCTGCGCACGCTGACCGCCAACCTGACGCTGGTCTCCATAGGCATTCTGCTGACCGCCATCGCGTTGCAACGCGCCGACGCCACCGCGGCGGCCTTGTATTACACCATTCACACCACGCTGATCACCGGCGCACTGTTCCTGTTGGCGGATATGATCGGCCGGCAGCGCGGCAAAGCGGAAGACCGCTTCGTCGCCTCCCGACGCATGCAGCGTCCGGTCGCCCTGGGCGTCGCCTTTATCATCGCCGCAGTAGCTGTGGCTGGAGCGCCGCCATTGTCAGGCTTCGTCGGAAAGATATTGCTGCTGCAAGCGACTGAAGGCCCCCTGGAAGCCAGTTTTATCTGGCCCGTCGTGCTGATCAGCGGTCTGGCCGCAATCATCGCCCTGTCTCGCGCCGGTTCATCCCTGTTCTGGCGGCACAGCGACGACGCGCCAGTGGCGGAGCCGACGCCGGCGTTGCGTATGATCGCCGTTTATATGCTGCTGGCGGCGTCGCCTCTGTTGGTGGTGTTCGGCGGCCCCATAACGGAATTCGCTGACGCCGCCGCAATGCAATTGCACAACTCCGCCGCCCTCGGCGGCCTGATGCAACAAGGAGGCTCCTGA
- a CDS encoding K+/H+ antiporter subunit F, whose amino-acid sequence MLNLALQIAIGMVSVAMLLNLWRLLLGPESADRILALETMYLNSMALIILFGLWQGAALFFEAALLVAMLGFASTAALCKFLLRGDIIE is encoded by the coding sequence ATGCTGAATCTGGCTTTGCAAATCGCCATCGGCATGGTGTCCGTGGCCATGCTGTTGAACCTCTGGCGCTTGCTGCTGGGGCCGGAGTCCGCCGACCGGATTCTGGCGCTGGAGACCATGTACCTCAACAGCATGGCGTTGATCATCTTGTTCGGACTCTGGCAGGGCGCCGCCCTGTTCTTCGAGGCCGCGCTACTGGTGGCCATGCTTGGTTTCGCCAGCACGGCGGCGTTGTGCAAATTTCTCCTGCGCGGCGACATTATCGAATGA
- a CDS encoding Na+/H+ antiporter subunit G codes for MSFTVELIICALVLLGGLFALLGSIGVLKMSDFYTRLHAPTLAATVGMGSLLIASIIAFTVREQRLSAHELLITLFVMITAPVTAHMLAKVALHQSQQSLANTRNQALTERIRKRLPPSE; via the coding sequence ATGAGCTTTACGGTAGAACTGATTATTTGCGCTTTGGTCCTCCTTGGAGGACTCTTCGCCCTGCTGGGCTCCATTGGCGTGTTGAAGATGAGCGACTTCTATACCCGACTACATGCGCCGACGCTGGCGGCGACGGTAGGCATGGGCTCTCTGCTGATTGCGTCTATTATCGCTTTCACCGTGCGGGAACAGCGCCTTTCCGCCCATGAGTTGCTGATTACGCTGTTTGTGATGATCACCGCACCGGTTACCGCGCACATGCTGGCGAAAGTGGCGCTGCACCAGAGTCAACAGTCGCTGGCGAACACTCGTAATCAGGCGTTGACGGAGAGAATACGCAAACGCTTGCCCCCATCGGAGTAA
- a CDS encoding carbonic anhydrase, translating into MIRRLIWVLAGVTACGQALASGESHWGYDEPERWGELKPEYTMCSAGKNQSPVDISGLIKGELPAVGMNYSSGGHEVINNGHTIQVNYKPGSKASVDGREFELKQFHFHAPSENTVDGKSFPLEAHFVHANENGELAVLSVLYEEGEHNEQLAKVWEHMPAEAGGSKVLPTAVHAGDMVSASAGYYRFNGSLTTPPCSEGVRWLVMKDYRTASKEQINQFMETMGGPTNRPVQGVNARIILH; encoded by the coding sequence ATGATCAGACGTCTGATATGGGTATTGGCTGGAGTGACCGCATGCGGGCAGGCATTGGCCAGTGGTGAGTCGCATTGGGGATATGATGAACCCGAACGCTGGGGGGAACTGAAGCCGGAATATACGATGTGCTCCGCCGGGAAAAATCAGTCGCCGGTGGATATCAGCGGCCTCATCAAAGGCGAGTTGCCAGCGGTGGGCATGAACTATAGCAGCGGCGGCCATGAAGTCATCAATAACGGCCATACCATTCAGGTGAACTACAAGCCGGGCAGTAAGGCCAGTGTGGATGGACGGGAGTTTGAACTCAAGCAGTTTCACTTCCATGCTCCCAGTGAGAATACCGTAGACGGCAAGAGTTTCCCCTTGGAAGCGCATTTCGTACACGCCAATGAAAATGGCGAACTGGCGGTGCTGTCCGTGCTGTATGAAGAGGGAGAACACAACGAACAACTGGCGAAAGTCTGGGAGCATATGCCGGCAGAGGCGGGTGGGTCCAAAGTCTTGCCGACGGCAGTTCACGCTGGCGACATGGTGTCAGCGAGCGCAGGCTACTACCGCTTTAACGGTTCGCTGACCACACCGCCCTGCTCCGAAGGCGTGCGCTGGCTGGTGATGAAGGATTACCGCACGGCGTCTAAAGAGCAGATCAACCAGTTTATGGAAACCATGGGCGGCCCTACCAATCGTCCCGTGCAAGGCGTGAACGCGCGCATTATTCTGCATTAA
- a CDS encoding monovalent cation/H+ antiporter subunit A: MSLYLIPLAPLLGALVPLFSGRSGRSAQALSVALFPAWALVYTLIQAQAVLDGETLRFALDWIPAIGLQLSFRLDGLGLLFCLLILVIGLLVILYARYYLSEQENMARFYSYLLLFMTAMLGIVLSNNLLQLWIFWELTSISSFLLISFWSHKSDARKGARMALAITGAGGLALLAGLLLIGHIVGDYSLDTVLANGALIKSHPAYPVALILLLLGAFTKSAQFPFHFWLPHAMAAPTPVSAYLHSATMVKAGIFLLARFYPAMSGTDMWFLAVSMTGLITLLYGAFTALFQHDLKGLLAYSTISHLGLITLLLGMNTRLAAVAAVFHIINHATFKASLFMAAGIIDHESGSRDMRKLNGLWKYMPHTAALAMVAASSMAGVPLLNGFLSKEMFFAETLDQSTLGGLSWVIPVLATVGGAFSVAYSLRFIHDVFFNGDPIDLPKTPHEPPRYMKVPVEILVALCLLVGVFPNYVVNDLLNAASSAVINGRLPEYSLAIWHGFNIPMLMSLAAMAGGLYIYYNRRTLFQFHAQFPPHDAKHIFEGSVQFVVRQCARFTEALENGSLQRYVFLLLLFALLLMAGPLLDLHHSAGSRPQLELNGVVLTGAILLSLSAVATVIWARSRFTALLSLSVTGLIVSIAFAYFSAPDLALTQLSVEIITVILLMLALFFLPQTSLKESSPNRLTRDLSLSALIGGVVGSISYALMTRPLESISDYYLTNSKTGGGGDNVVNVILVDFRGFDTLGEITVLGIAALGIYKLIAGMRLYMPSGDESGRPWSQDRHPMILALVSQNLLPLALLVSVYILLRGHNLPGGGFIAGLITAVAIIQQYIAHGVAWIKHRVHINYQALIAGGVLLAALTGAGAWWFERPFLTSWFDHFHLPWIGDFELASAMLFDLGVYLTVVGAAMLILANLGKLTTSERPAFDHGDAPRAPATHHKEEF, translated from the coding sequence ATGAGTTTGTATTTGATCCCTCTGGCGCCCCTGTTGGGAGCGTTGGTTCCTCTATTCTCCGGACGCTCGGGGCGTAGCGCCCAGGCGCTCTCCGTTGCGTTATTTCCCGCCTGGGCGCTGGTCTATACCCTGATCCAGGCCCAGGCCGTGCTGGATGGCGAGACATTGCGCTTCGCCCTGGACTGGATACCCGCCATCGGGCTGCAGCTGTCTTTCCGGCTCGACGGGCTCGGGTTGTTGTTCTGTCTGCTGATATTGGTCATCGGGCTACTGGTGATTCTGTACGCGCGCTATTATCTCTCAGAGCAGGAAAACATGGCGCGGTTTTACTCCTACCTGCTTCTGTTTATGACAGCGATGCTCGGCATCGTCTTATCCAACAACCTGCTGCAACTCTGGATATTCTGGGAGCTCACCAGTATCAGCTCTTTCCTGCTGATAAGCTTCTGGTCGCATAAGAGCGACGCCCGCAAAGGCGCGCGCATGGCGCTGGCCATCACCGGAGCGGGCGGGCTTGCGCTACTGGCCGGGCTTCTGCTGATCGGCCATATAGTCGGCGACTACAGCCTGGACACCGTGCTGGCCAACGGCGCGTTGATCAAATCCCATCCCGCCTACCCTGTCGCCTTGATTTTGTTGCTATTGGGCGCTTTCACCAAGTCCGCCCAGTTCCCGTTCCATTTCTGGCTGCCTCACGCCATGGCGGCGCCGACGCCGGTCAGCGCGTATCTGCACTCCGCCACCATGGTTAAAGCAGGCATTTTCCTGTTGGCGAGGTTCTATCCGGCTATGTCCGGCACGGACATGTGGTTCCTGGCGGTCAGCATGACCGGTTTGATCACCCTGCTCTACGGCGCCTTCACGGCCCTGTTTCAACACGATCTGAAAGGACTGCTGGCCTACTCCACCATCAGCCATCTCGGTCTGATCACCCTGCTGTTGGGCATGAACACTCGACTGGCGGCGGTCGCAGCGGTGTTTCACATCATCAACCACGCCACCTTCAAGGCGTCCCTGTTCATGGCGGCGGGCATTATCGATCATGAGTCCGGCTCTCGCGACATGCGCAAACTCAACGGTCTGTGGAAATACATGCCGCATACAGCGGCGCTGGCCATGGTGGCGGCGTCCTCCATGGCTGGCGTTCCTTTGCTGAATGGCTTCCTGTCCAAGGAAATGTTCTTTGCAGAAACACTGGATCAAAGCACCCTGGGCGGCTTGTCCTGGGTTATTCCCGTGTTGGCGACCGTCGGCGGGGCTTTCTCCGTGGCTTACTCACTGCGCTTTATCCACGACGTTTTCTTCAACGGCGACCCGATCGATCTGCCCAAAACGCCTCATGAGCCGCCCCGCTACATGAAAGTTCCCGTGGAAATACTGGTCGCGCTCTGTCTTCTGGTCGGGGTGTTTCCCAACTACGTGGTCAATGATCTGCTGAACGCCGCGTCGTCGGCGGTGATCAACGGACGCCTGCCTGAATACAGTCTCGCCATCTGGCACGGTTTCAACATTCCCATGCTGATGAGCCTGGCGGCCATGGCGGGCGGCCTTTACATCTACTACAACCGGCGCACGCTGTTTCAGTTCCACGCCCAATTCCCGCCACATGACGCCAAGCATATCTTTGAGGGGTCCGTGCAGTTTGTGGTCAGGCAATGCGCCCGCTTCACTGAAGCTCTGGAGAACGGCTCACTGCAGCGCTACGTATTCTTGTTGCTGCTGTTCGCGTTGCTGTTAATGGCCGGTCCGTTGCTGGACTTGCACCACAGCGCCGGCTCCCGGCCGCAGCTTGAACTCAACGGCGTGGTGCTGACCGGAGCCATCCTGCTGAGCCTGAGCGCAGTGGCGACCGTCATCTGGGCGCGAAGCCGCTTCACCGCCCTGCTGTCGTTGTCAGTCACCGGGCTGATCGTCTCTATCGCCTTCGCTTATTTTTCCGCCCCGGATCTGGCGTTGACGCAACTGTCCGTTGAAATCATCACCGTTATTCTGTTGATGCTGGCGCTGTTCTTCCTGCCGCAGACCTCGCTCAAAGAGTCCAGCCCCAACCGGCTCACTCGCGACCTTAGCCTGTCCGCCCTGATCGGCGGCGTCGTGGGCAGCATCAGTTACGCTCTGATGACCCGCCCACTAGAGAGCATTTCGGACTACTACCTGACTAACAGCAAAACCGGAGGCGGCGGCGACAATGTCGTTAACGTTATTCTGGTGGACTTCCGCGGCTTCGACACACTGGGAGAAATCACGGTGCTGGGCATCGCCGCCCTGGGTATCTACAAGCTGATTGCAGGCATGCGCCTGTATATGCCGTCGGGAGACGAGAGCGGTCGGCCCTGGAGTCAGGATCGCCATCCGATGATCCTCGCTCTGGTGTCGCAGAACCTGCTGCCGCTGGCGTTGCTGGTGTCTGTTTATATTCTGCTGCGCGGCCACAACCTCCCCGGCGGCGGTTTTATCGCGGGACTGATCACTGCTGTGGCGATCATTCAGCAATACATCGCCCATGGCGTGGCGTGGATCAAACACCGGGTACACATCAACTATCAGGCTCTGATCGCCGGCGGCGTCCTGCTGGCCGCTCTTACCGGCGCCGGCGCCTGGTGGTTCGAACGCCCCTTCCTGACCAGCTGGTTTGACCATTTCCACCTGCCCTGGATCGGCGACTTTGAACTCGCCAGCGCCATGCTTTTTGACTTGGGCGTCTACCTGACTGTCGTCGGAGCCGCCATGTTGATCCTGGCGAACCTGGGCAAGCTCACCACCAGCGAGCGCCCGGCTTTTGATCACGGCGACGCCCCGCGCGCGCCTGCGACGCATCACAAAGAGGAGTTTTAA
- a CDS encoding YgiQ family radical SAM protein, whose product MHAARPLFSYQRYWAECFGTAEFLPMSRKEMEAQGWDSCDIIIISGDAYVDHPSFGMAVIGRLWESHGFRVGIIAQPDWSSKDAFMALGKPNLFYAVSAGNMDSMINRYTADRKLRHDDAYTPNNEGGKRPDRAVLVYTQRCKEAYSDVPVLVGGIEASLRRIAHYDYWSDKVRRSVLFDSKADLLVYGNAERAVVEIAHRAAAGEQMKDMTNIRGTACVLPELPQDWEMKDSTRIDKPGRVDPLPNPYVYANEEGTEEGCGSKQAAANEPEEQVVHILPPSGGHKRFIQLPSYEKVRNDPVLYAHTSRVLHLETNPANAHTLAQKHGDRYLWVNPPAIPLQTKELDDVFELPFQRIPHPAYGKARIPAYDMIRFSVNIMRGCFGGCSFCSITEHEGRWIQSRSQDSVIREIENIRDKTPGFTGTISDLGGPTANMYHLNCKSEEIHANCRRLSCVYPTICKNLKTDHSETTQLYRRARALPGVKRVMIASGLRYDLAVEDPEYVRELVTHHVGGYLKIAPEHSEDAPLSKMMKPGMGTYYKFKEMFERFSKEAGKEQYLIPYFIAAHPGTTDEDMLNLAMWLKENGFRADQVQAFYPSPMASATAMYHSERDPLHRINYKTDKVYIPKGERQRRLHKAFLRYHDPDNWPMLREALQRMGKAHLIGYGKKHLVPPTQPANHPSAKKYGSKLSPQGGQPRKGRILTQHTGLPPRQGAGPKRGKPAGRSPAKGR is encoded by the coding sequence ATGCACGCGGCGCGTCCTCTGTTTTCCTATCAACGCTATTGGGCTGAATGCTTCGGCACGGCGGAATTTCTGCCGATGTCGCGCAAGGAAATGGAGGCGCAGGGCTGGGACAGCTGCGACATTATCATCATCAGCGGCGACGCTTACGTCGATCATCCCAGCTTCGGCATGGCGGTGATTGGGCGTTTGTGGGAATCCCACGGCTTTCGCGTCGGCATCATTGCGCAACCGGACTGGTCCTCGAAGGACGCCTTCATGGCGTTGGGCAAACCCAACCTGTTCTACGCCGTATCCGCCGGCAACATGGACTCCATGATCAACCGCTACACCGCGGACCGTAAACTGCGCCACGACGACGCCTACACGCCTAATAACGAAGGCGGCAAACGTCCCGACCGCGCGGTTCTGGTGTACACCCAGCGCTGCAAAGAGGCCTACAGCGACGTGCCGGTGCTGGTAGGCGGCATCGAAGCCAGCCTGCGTCGCATCGCCCATTATGATTACTGGTCGGATAAAGTGCGCCGCTCCGTCCTGTTTGACTCCAAAGCGGACCTGCTGGTTTACGGCAACGCGGAAAGAGCGGTGGTGGAGATCGCTCATCGCGCCGCCGCCGGTGAGCAGATGAAGGATATGACCAATATTCGCGGCACAGCCTGCGTACTGCCGGAATTACCGCAGGATTGGGAAATGAAGGACTCCACCCGCATCGACAAACCCGGTAGAGTCGATCCGCTGCCCAACCCCTACGTGTACGCCAACGAGGAAGGAACGGAAGAAGGCTGCGGCTCCAAGCAGGCTGCCGCCAATGAGCCGGAAGAGCAAGTCGTGCATATTCTGCCTCCCAGCGGCGGCCACAAGCGCTTTATTCAACTGCCCTCCTACGAAAAAGTACGCAACGACCCTGTCCTGTACGCGCATACGTCCCGCGTGCTGCACCTGGAAACCAACCCGGCCAACGCTCACACCCTGGCGCAGAAGCATGGCGACCGTTACCTGTGGGTGAATCCTCCGGCGATTCCGCTGCAGACCAAGGAGCTGGATGACGTTTTCGAATTGCCCTTCCAGCGCATTCCTCACCCGGCGTACGGCAAGGCGCGCATCCCCGCGTACGACATGATCCGTTTCTCGGTGAACATCATGCGCGGCTGTTTCGGCGGCTGTTCTTTTTGTTCCATCACCGAGCATGAAGGACGCTGGATTCAAAGCCGCTCTCAGGACTCCGTCATTCGCGAGATCGAGAATATTCGCGACAAGACCCCCGGCTTTACCGGCACTATCTCCGACCTGGGCGGCCCTACCGCCAATATGTATCACCTCAACTGTAAGAGTGAGGAGATTCACGCCAACTGCCGTCGTCTGTCCTGCGTCTATCCGACGATCTGCAAAAACCTGAAAACCGATCACTCGGAGACCACCCAGCTGTATCGCCGCGCCCGCGCGCTGCCTGGCGTGAAGCGAGTGATGATCGCCTCAGGCTTACGCTATGACCTGGCGGTGGAAGATCCGGAATACGTACGCGAGCTGGTGACCCACCATGTCGGCGGCTATCTGAAAATCGCGCCGGAGCATTCAGAAGATGCGCCCCTGTCGAAAATGATGAAGCCTGGCATGGGCACGTACTACAAGTTCAAGGAGATGTTCGAGCGCTTCTCCAAAGAAGCGGGCAAAGAGCAGTATCTGATTCCCTACTTCATCGCCGCCCACCCCGGCACTACCGATGAAGACATGTTGAATCTGGCGATGTGGTTAAAGGAAAACGGCTTCCGCGCCGATCAGGTGCAGGCGTTCTATCCATCGCCCATGGCGAGCGCCACCGCCATGTATCACTCAGAGCGGGACCCCTTGCATCGCATCAACTATAAGACGGACAAGGTTTACATCCCTAAAGGCGAACGGCAGCGCCGCCTGCACAAGGCGTTTCTGCGCTATCACGACCCGGACAACTGGCCCATGCTCAGAGAAGCCCTGCAGCGTATGGGCAAGGCGCATTTGATTGGCTACGGCAAGAAACATCTGGTGCCGCCAACGCAGCCAGCCAATCACCCAAGCGCCAAGAAGTACGGCTCCAAGCTGAGTCCACAAGGCGGACAGCCGCGTAAAGGCAGGATTCTGACGCAACACACCGGTCTGCCGCCCCGCCAGGGCGCAGGCCCTAAGCGTGGCAAACCAGCTGGCCGCTCACCGGCGAAGGGGCGGTAA
- a CDS encoding Na+/H+ antiporter subunit C: MEGVYAFCVGLLTACGVFLCLRGRTFSVVLGLTLLSYAVNLFLFASGRLTLYGAAVLGTSDNYSDPLPQALVLTAIVIGFAMTAFLVILAMRSRADHGNDHVDGRIPSEPSLVQRRTGRRG; the protein is encoded by the coding sequence ATGGAAGGCGTTTACGCATTCTGTGTCGGCCTGTTGACGGCCTGCGGCGTATTCCTGTGCCTGCGCGGACGCACCTTTTCCGTGGTGCTGGGTCTGACGCTGTTGTCCTACGCCGTCAACCTGTTTCTATTCGCCAGCGGACGCCTCACTTTGTACGGCGCAGCGGTTTTAGGGACTTCCGACAACTATAGCGACCCCTTGCCGCAGGCATTGGTGCTCACCGCTATCGTCATCGGTTTCGCCATGACCGCGTTCCTGGTTATATTGGCGATGCGGTCGCGGGCGGATCATGGCAATGATCACGTTGACGGCCGCATTCCCTCCGAGCCGTCCCTGGTACAAAGACGCACGGGGAGAAGAGGGTGA